ccaaatggcgaacagggaacgggggtgtgaaaagaccccatgccccccttcgcccgctcagatgtggtgttggtgtgtgttgttctaaagtgcttttaaaacaggtgaagggcatggcactaaccaccccctgccgaccaacagctggtgttagctcggcctctccccagagccctcaatgtctatgtgtgattaaaattgagacgtgggccctggcaccagaggtaaggctgaatgaacagaccgccctctggatgccattctgtgtgcccatccccaacgccctaaatgtatgtgtcatgagagagtaagtaatgagagtgtctacgttgtagtgtatgaatgaggtacaggtggtcgcgaggggacagaggaggaatacctaccctgcatcccagcaacgcacctacacctcaaagccctacatgtgtggtggtgtgatggagcgggaggagggaagcatttagggatggggaggaaaggaatgggggggggcaaaatacctccccccccggagccagctcccccgctgacccccataggcactccccgttccccgaaatccatccagggaggggggcccaggcccatctagaccggggcccaaggcagcagcaccaccgggccccacagagcccaaggcgccccaccggaccccactacaaaggaaaagctacccccgccccagcattcagtcaactcccagactgcacaagacaaaagacatccaaagacattgtacctctctgaaaggtagaaacgtttcaccgctcgtccaagcagctttgcatgtgcaaatgcacaacccctcaatcaacagaggtagaggcattaggcacaacctgtctccaatttaacctgcggccctctcatcatttgccaaaacaaaaataattcccaggaaaaaaacagacccaattcacacctccaccaggtggaccacccttaacgacccactctactggagtaggagggactggttacatctacccgcaactccccccccccccactttgtttcactcaacgagcccccttagactacttacccaggaggacaaatatgtggacacttacaacctccctcagtctgaagaagctgcttggatgagcagcgaaacatttctaactttcagagacaagtccagttgccacgagtcaaccaccagagagtatggtctaaggttgcctggtccttctgttcctctgtggtgaagggtaccttaagggtaccttcaccacattgccatttgatactgacaccttcacattgcctgcttctaaatcgccaacgatcagttcttccaataataatttgtccaccttagtttcaacaatatccaaatttatagcattcagctggaattcactgtttacaacttctactgccacatccacaatttccagttcaaatgctttttcaaaagacttttctctagtctcctccacttcaacttctccaatttgtacttgtacaatttcgaaattaaatttactttgatctaaatattcgagatcaaactggcagaggtctaccagcacagctcctatcttcagactgtcttgatggttgtctacaggctttatggagattgtcctgttatttatcacaaaagcctccaacccatgtacatctatccccttatccctcccaagctggctagtgggtggagttacttgggagcactcctcttcatcaccccagcagatgatctcttcccacttgtcccaggctgcccaataagcatcatccgtccagctaactgccttggcaattcgccttcgggaatgtgactcagtggaactgtcagcctggtcagaaggtgattctgctggggagcacagctctttctcatctccccagtcaatcacctctccccacttgtcccaagttgcccagtatctgtcgtcgctccagcaaacagctttctccattcgtctgattctgaatgaggaaaaacaacatacaggcaatgcattggagctgtcagtcactcctgacatgtggactacacttctgcactgacccacaccttcccaatcaacaaccgcattactgcacaggcagagctgctatctttggtcagctggctggcgtgagattctcaattccagacaagtctgcacattcatctccatatgtgtaacagtcttactaccttgtaaatagtctggagggtttgcagactaccccaacacttttgatgcagctaattttaggtttataatggaacaaaacagattgactacaagacatcttgagtgagggttggcaaccctgcatatgactaactaacctgcacataaaatttaaatataatccaaacaatatactgaattttacacaaacatatttcaatatacagtcatacctcggctcacgaacttagttcctgacgtgaaaagtgcgtgacctcaatcaatttctcccatttcaaataatgtaaatatgtattatgttcaatatgtttaaacctcagaaacgctgcattttcttcaatttttaaaacttttctgtgaccaagaatccatccatccattttccaaaccgcttatcctactgggttgcctatcccggaagcaatgggcacgaggcagggaaaaatcgaggatgggggggccagcccattgcagggcacactcacacaccattcactcacacatgcacgggcacacatacgggcaatttatcaagtacccggaggaaagcccacgacgacatggggagaacgcgaccaagaatatagacttaaattaaaataaccttacttgtaacaaataatgctgttggtacgtcaaactgtcggtgcagcggtaagaaaatcgggagaagactaacaataatagaggatttatacatggaaaaataagttcacacaacacgttattcaccatgaactaggacatatcgccgtctttctctttaggtcactctatacatacacatatacacttcgagcacgcgcagtacaactcaacgccccctaccgtacaatcaaattatgacagactgtgcacatataactgagagcatacatttacatttacatgctaacaaatgcaaaattaaataaaacattaaaactgagcatacgctggtcactcgaaagacgccaaaacacggaaaagaaccacaaaacatccccccaaaaaactaaacaatcaacattacaaaactgagtaacagtcaaatgcagtaatttcgaaaatatgattttttttaattaatattatactggacatttcttcgcgtttcgggtGGTTTTTTGGGAagctttcattggacccttttcgggacgtttgtgggttcgcggcccgaaacacggttcgacaaccagtacaaaacattttggaacatctggttcgtaacccgatttattcgtgatcaggactgttcgtgggtcgaggtaccactgtacatacaaagacagatactaaataataagataagttatacgataaaatgggagcagaaatgcaacgtaccttgccatcttggtgcagaaaagcaagtgaagccgcgtctttcaaaccggtagcttcccacgtgcggaggcatcaaatgtaaccaagcaacaacataactaaataataacatcataatacgtatagttcttatataataatgacagttttatgagttttttatttacttttagaagtaaataagaaaaaaaattgtgtaagaactgcaaagcaagaatatagtagtaagcatgaatcacacattcagctctggataatatcagacaatgacttaaagacacgtgaaatgaactgcactcttggagtctgtctctccccaaagcactatgcacggtaacttgtttaatatgggaattataaaatgacactttggtaacattgcaaactgttgtatcgcgatacatagcgatcagtatgtcgaactgtcacgcccagctcgtacgatcctcatgtgtgccatgcccccccgattatccacgtgtgcttcaccattatacccagctgtgtccgattattttcgcccagtcctgtctatttcagtccatgtcttgctttctttcctggtccgtcattgatgttagttagtcgatgttcgtgcttcgtcccgttttagtgctaataaatcccagtttccccgtgttctgcctgcctgtttcctgccggtgcgatcgcgctcgcaaccagcccGAAACCTGACACGAACAAGGTTATACgtcacacaagcttcccacaagaacctgtaattagactaagcgcgtaccacactgggcccggctgccttatacggcaaccgagcacgatcgcGTCCTGCCCCCCTTcccagttctgcccccctgttgcacttactggtcaggacgcgagcacgttttgtcatcaacctgcaactttttgtgtgaaagaaacataagaagcaaagctgtgtaccacagtagggtagaattcatggttaatttcgtggcttatttggggcggttttgagtatgatgacacacacagatttgtcaagtatacaaagcagaggtttttatttattcgtgctgcacgtataggaagatccacactttatcaaatatctcaggcagactgatgctgcgcgggataccggtgccaaaaaggtattgcggtaccgcatttttgaaagctgttcggtattacattacattacatttctttagtacttgtactaattacactattttcgcttccgctaactatgggatcatgacgatggactctatatagcaaaaccactgccgaaactaagttatacactaagttagacctgcacccatcatgctatataaaatactaaaacgtcagctagttaagtatgatgtccatagcttcacgtcagtgatttatgtcagggatatacattgacgtcatcaaagtttgatgtttgaataataaatagataataaagcataatgtgctgcgtgggacgtgttttatatgtgatcaggtcatcagagctgtattatgggatgtcaccaagacaggtaatgctaatacttaaaagtaaatagcataatcatacaatgataagaaagagaataaggcaaaaacatttcttgaaatttggcctgagggtggcgctagagtgatggatggattgaacccaaatttggtatgaatagctggaactgacctctatcgatgtgccaaatttcaaaaaagttgccaatcagctctatgggctgccatagactcccatggcaaaaagcataataatagtgaaaactactaaaaactataggtatcctaataataatagactgtcatctctaaattgcccacagtgtgtgagttagtgcattccctgcaatggactggcatcccatccaaaagtatacccttgtgtcctatgctacctgggataagctccaggccctcgtctccaggatatgcggtatgaggatggatgaataataatcatgtttatttcaatttcaattattggcaaatataaacatgtaccaaggataatagcaataaatacagtatgccaaaataaatgctagaggagaatcctgcaattcctgccccagtcctgggtcagaggagtttattctcactgagattgcataggattcctctggctgctgtttttctcccatacacgtgaagtgctacttcttcattgcccacatgtgagccagtatgtgagccctgatccaggctaccatcccgcccaaggcatttcctctgtatgctgcttcctgcagccctgcagtggataaaaggaaaggacaatggtttgttgatttatagcacatgtattgttatattttatattattcaaatatacattactcagtaataactcagtaactactcaagtacaaa
The nucleotide sequence above comes from Brienomyrus brachyistius isolate T26 unplaced genomic scaffold, BBRACH_0.4 scaffold42, whole genome shotgun sequence. Encoded proteins:
- the LOC125722781 gene encoding uncharacterized protein LOC125722781 isoform X1 — protein: MARIRRMEKAVCWSDDRYWATWDKWGEVIDWGDEKELCSPAESPSDQADSSTESHSRRRIAKAVSWTDDAYWAAWDKWEEIICWGDEEECSQVTPPTSQLGRDKGIDVHGLEAFVINNRTISIKPVDNHQDSLKIGAVLVDLCQFDLEYLDQSKFNFEIVQVQIGEVEVEETREKSFEKAFELEIVDVAVEVVNSEFQLNAINLDIVETKVDKLLLEELIVGDLEAGNVKVSVSNGNVVKVPLRYPSPQRNRRTRQP
- the LOC125722781 gene encoding uncharacterized protein LOC125722781 isoform X2 translates to MARIRRMEKAVCWSDDRYWATWDKWGEVIDWGDEKELCSPAESPSDQADSSTESHSRRRIAKAVSWTDDAYWAAWDKWEEIICWGDEEECSQVTPPTSQLGRDKGIDVHGLEAFVINNRTISIKPVDNHQDSLKIGAVLVDLCQFDLEYLDQSKFNFEIVQVQIGEVEVEETREKSFEKAFELEIVDVAVEVVNSEFQLNAINLDIVETKVDKLLLEELIVGDLEAGNVKVSVSNGNVVKVPLRYPSPQRNRRTRQP